Part of the Oncorhynchus mykiss isolate Arlee chromosome 12, USDA_OmykA_1.1, whole genome shotgun sequence genome, AgtttacatttaaaatggttacggtgagggttatggttaagggtaaGTGTAGGGGTTAAGGCGTCTGCATACTAGGTTTGGTATGGTCCTAGCAGAACTCGGCTAGGCGAAGTGAACGGTCTTGTTCGACAGTGCAGATGGCTGCCGACTGAAAGATCTACAAATTACCGGGGACCCATTTACGgaagcaggcaatgaggcagtgattgctgagatcctggagaCAGCAGagttgtatttagagggcaagttggtcaggatgatatctatcagagtgcccgtgtttacggatttagggttgtacctggtaggttccttgataatttttgtgagattaagggcatctatcttagattgtaggacggccggggtgttaagcatatcccagtttaggtcatctaACAGTACgcactctgaagataaatgggtggcaatcaattcacatatggtgtccagggcacagctgaggACTGAttggggtctataacaagtggcaacattgagagacttatttctggaaaggtggatttttaaaagtaggagctcaaattgtttgggcacagacctggatagcatgacacaactctgcagactatctctgcagtagattgcaactcggCAGTTTTATCTTGATGGAAattgttgtagttggggatggaaatttcagaatttttgttggccttcctgagccaggattcagacacggctaggacatcagggttggcggaatgtgctaaagcagtgaataaaacaaactttgggaggaggcttctgatgttaagaTGCacgaaaccaaggcttttacggttacaaaaGTCagcaaatgagagcgcctggggaataggtgtaGTACTGGGGGCTACAGGGGTTAACCTCGACATCacgagaggaacagaggaggagtaggataagggtacggctaagacctataagaactggtcgtctagtgcattgggaacagagaatataaggagcagatttctgggcgtggaagaatagattcagggcataatgtacagacaaggatatggtaggatgtgagtacagggaggtaaacctaggcgttgagtgacgatgagagaggtttcgtctttggaggcaccagttaagccaggtgaggtctccgcatgtgtggggggtgggacaaaagtgctatctaaggcatgttgagcgggactgagggctctacagtgaaaataaaacaataagaactaaccaagacagcagtagacaaggcatattgacattagagagaggcataaagcaatttctatttgatttatttcacctttatttaaccaggtaggaaagttgagaacaagttctcatttacaattgcgacctggccaagataaagcaaagcagttcgacacatacaacaacacagagttacacatggagtaaaacaaacatacagtcaataatacagtcgGAAAATAAGTCtacatacaatgtgagcaaatgaggtgagataagagaggtaaaggcaaaaaaaggccatggtggcaaagtaaatacaatatagcaagtaaaacactggactggtagatttgcagtggaagaatgtgcaaagtagagagaaataatggggtgcaaaggggcaaaataaataaataaatacagtagggggagaggtagttgtttgggctaaattataggtgggctatgtacaggtgcagtaatctgtgagctgctctgacagctggtgcttaaagctagtgagggagagaagtttttccagtttcagagatttttgcagttcgttccagtcattggcagcagagaactggaaggagaggcgaccaaaggaagaattggttttgggggtgaccagagagatgtccctgctggagcgtgtgcaacaggtgggtgctactatggtgaccagcgagctgagataaggggggactttacttagcagggtcttgtagatgacctggagccagtgggtttagcgacgagtatgaagcgagggccagccaacgagagcatgcaggttgcagtggtgggtagtatatggagctttggtgacgaaatggatggcactgtgatagactgcatccaattcaTTGAGTAGGGTttgggaggctattttgtaaatgacatcgccgaagtcgaggatcagtaggatggtcagttttacaagggtatatttggcagcatgagtgaaggatgctttcttgcgaaataggaagccaattctagatttaactttggattggagatgtttgatgtgagtctggaaggagagtttacagtctaaccagacacctaggtatttgtagttgtccacatattctaagtcagaaccgtccagagtagtgatgttggacgggcgggtaggtgcaggcagcgataggttgaagagcatgcatttagtttgacttatatttaagagcaattggaggctatggaaggagagttgaatggcattgaagcttttctggagggttgttaacacagtgcccaaagaagggccagaagtatacagaatggtgtcgtctgcgtagaggtggatcagagactcaccagcagcaagaacgacttcattgatgtttacagagaagatagtcggtccaagaattgaacactgtggcacccccatagagactgccagaggcccggacaacaggccctccgatttgacacactgaactctatcagagaagaagttggtgaaccaggcgaggcaatcatttgagaaaccaaggctatctagtctgtcaatcaccacatcctcatcggcagactcgatagccttggtttctcaaatgattgccgagtcgaaagccttggccaggtcaatgaatacggctgcacagtattgtttcttgtcgatggcggttaagatatcgtttaggaccttgagcgtggctgctgtgcacccatgaccagctctgaaaccagattgcatagcggagaaggtatggtcggtaatctgtttgttgacttggctttcgaagaccttagaaaggcagggtaggatagatataggtctgaagcagtttgggtcaagagtgtccccccctttgaagagggggaggacCGCAGCttctttccaatctttgggaacctcagacgacacgaaagagaggttgaacaggctagtaataggggttgtaacaatttcggcagatcatttttagaaagaaagggtccagattgtctagcccggctgatttgtaggagtccagattttgcagttctttcagaacatcagcctactggatttgggagaaggagaaatggggaaggcttgggcgagttgctgtggggggtctagtgctgttgaccggggtaggggtagccaggtggaaagcatggccagccgtagaaaaatgcttattgaaatgatcaattatagtggatttatcggtggtgacagtcaCAGGTGTTGAtcgggagagctaagacaacgacgggtaaatggcgatgaatgggcagagcaggtcagttaggtacatacaggacctgagttcgaggctggggccgataGATAAGCAAAATGAGGtaccgtgttattgaaacagtccagggagcatcagctgtgtagccgtgtgatcatagggtccaatgagcagcaataggtaAGTCAGGGAGCAgttcggtagtcactactacgcTAGGTGAGTGGGAGACACGCGTTCAGAAAGCTAGTGGtccggggctagcagatggggCTTCGGTGACATCGCAAcggaaaagcctgttgaaaccacatTGGACGATTATGTTGGCAGACAAAACGAAACGGattggcggggctccgtgtcgacaataaagggtccaggccaattggccaAAGAGgcattgtagcccaagaattagctggttatgggcctagctcgaggctagctcaaggctaactggtgcttgcttcgggacagaggcgttagctaacagtagccactcggttgcagctagctagctgcgatggtccggtgtaatgatccagagcggcaggaatctggtgatgtggtagagagaagcagtccaatatgctctgggttgatatcacgCTGTGCAGACTAGCAGGTGTTGTCCGAGCTAAAGCTGGCTGCTGTCCGAGCTAAAGGTGAAGACTGCTAGCTGTGGCTAACAAAGActaatagctagttagctggctagctccagatggaggttccagttataaggaatagcaatagcagatccgtaccacattgggtgaggcgggttgcaggaaagtatatttagttcgtagataaaaagtgagattaaaatatacagtgccttgcgaaagtattcggcccccttgaactttgcgaccttttgccacatttcaggattcaaacataaagatataaaactgtatttttttgtgaagaatcaacaataagtgggacacaatcatgaagtggaacgacatttattggatatttcaaacttttttaacaaatcaaaaactgaaaaattgggtgtgcaaaattattcagcccctttactttcagtgcagcaaactctctccagaagttccgtgaggatctctgaatgatccaatgttgacctaaatgactaatgatgataaatacaatccacctgtgtgtaatcaagtctccgtataaatgcacctgcactgtgatagtctcagaggtccgttaaaagcgcagagagcatcatgaagaacaaggaacacaccaggcaggtccgagatactgttgtgaagaagtttaaagccggatttggatacaaaaagacttcccaagcttttaacatcccaaggagcactgtgcaagcgataatattgaaatggaaggagtatcagaccactgcaaatctaccaagacctggccgtccctctaaactttcagctcatacaaggagaagactgatcagagatgcagccaagaggcccatgatcactctggatgaactgcagagatctacagctgaggtgggagactctgtccataggacaacaatcagtcgtatattgcacaaatctggcctttatggaagagtggcaagaagaaagccatttcttaaagatatccataaaaagtgtcatttaaagtttgccacaagccacctgggagacacaccaaacatgtggaagaaggtgctctggtcagatgaaaccaaaattgaactttttggcaacaatgcaaaacgttatgtttggcgtaaaagcaacacagctcatcaccctgaacacaccatcccccactgtcaaacatggtggtggcagcatcatggtttgggcctgcttttcttcagcagggacagggaagatggttaaaattgatgggaagatggatggagccaaatacaggaccattctggaagaaaacctgatggagtctgcaaaagacctgagactgggacggagatttgtcttccaacaagacaatgatccaaaacataaagcaaaatctacaatggaatggttcaaaaataaacatattttagaatggccaagtcaaagtcaagaaaaagaactgaaaactgctgttcacaaatgctctccatccaacctcactgagctcgagctgttttgcaaggaggaatgggaaaaaatgtcagtctctcgatgtgcaaaactgatagagacataccccaagcgacttacagctgtaatcgcagcaaaaggtggcgctacaaagtattaacttaagggggctgaataattttgcacgcccaatttttcagtttttgatttgttaaaaaagtttgaaatatccaataaatgtcgttccacttcatgattgtgtcccagttgttgttgattcttcacaaaaaaatacagttttatatctttgtttgaagcctgaaatgttgcaaaaggtcgcaaagttcaagggggccgaatactttcgcaaggcactgtatatgaaaaaACGACTATTTACACAGGATGAGACACAGGATAAGACAAacacacgtccgactgctacgccatcttggggAAAATATCAAGATGTCTCCAACCTCCatttcacacactcacaaactgaaaatatgtgagagagagagagacttaaatatcacattaatTTGTACATAATGGGCGTGTTCGAGCAGATCACTTTTGTCAAATCAGTGAACATTGTTGGTCACCGCCTTTAAAAGTGTGTTGCACTATGGGGATCAGAATTGTCCGACTTGCACATACATGTCgactgcatgaactttacaaaaaTCAAGGGATCACGATTGAGGGTATTTTCGTCCATATCGgctgaaccgtttagaaattacagcacttttgaTACATAGTCCCttcattttaggggaccaaaagtactgggaccaagagactgaaaaacagcttctatctcaaggccatcagactgttaaatagacaTCACTAGCCGGCTGCCAGCTGGTTATGCAACCCTGCACCTTCCAGGCTTCTggcctatgtacatagacatggaatcactggccactttaataatgtaacacaagtcactttaataatgtttccatactgctttactcatctcatatgtatatactgtattatattctacagATTTTTTGtcaagtggttagagcattggaagttcaaacccccgagctgacaaggtacaaatctgtcgttctgcccctgaacaggcagttaacccactgttcctaggccgtcattgaaaataagaatttgttcttaactgacttgcctagtaaaataaaaattccTACCACGCAATGATTATATCAAGcatttgctgtttttttttgtgcctAATAGAAAtgttaaataatgttttgttaatTTTGGATTCAGTTTtagtgtaaataagaatagaatatgtttctaaacatttTTCTATTAATGCGGATGCCATCATGATTAGGGATAATCCgtaatgaattgtgaataatgatgagtgagaatgtTACAGACatacaaatatcatacccccaagatatgctaacctctcaccattacaacaacaggggaggttagcatttttggggggttaTGACATTTATgcctaactttctcactcatcattattcacaatttattcattcaaaacaaacagcaaatgcatccaacaagtctgtagagtcacaagcttgatgtaatcatttcatactaggaatatgggaccaagtactgaacttttgactactttaatacactacaAATGAATTTGTCTCAATagttttggtcccctaaaatggggggactatgtacaaaaagtgttgtAATTTCTAAGCGGTTCACCTGATATAGATGAAAATATCCTCAAATTAAATTGTgtcatttaaaatccaaagtgctggagtacagagccagaaCAACTAAAACAttttcactgtcccaatacttttggggCTCACTGTATCTACCACAAATACCTTGTACCTATGCATATTGATcgggtactggtacttcctgtataaagctccattcttgtgtatttaaTTTGATTTCTCGTGTTACTATTTTgtaagggctcgtaagcaagcatttcacagtacaATCTACACCAGTTgaattcgacgcatgtgacaaataaaatttgatttgataaaagtcAGACTGTAGACGCTACACAACACTAGAGGGAGCCAGCAGCATTGCTTTTACTGGCACATTAGCCTAAAAGAAGCCGACAAAGAGACTGATATCAAGGCTACTGGCACCTCAACAGTTTTACAGGTgtcatatcttaatttgatcactctatTGTCACGGAGAGTGTTCCTGcacctcaggaaactaaaataaACCCTATGATTTACATTAATACCCTGAAAACCcgctgttctttctctctcgtgtGCAACTACACTTTTAAAAGTTAATGGAAAGAGCAAATGGCACTTTCATGTTCACAGCAACAGGAAATAAATGtacactgtatgtactgtaattACCAGAGTTTATAAATGTCAGGGTGTCATATATGTATTACAGGGTTCAGAAAGTATGGTGGTGTCGTAGTGAACACTAATGCAAGATCCCTCTGCATTAGACCCACTTAGttctaagtgaaagtgaaaatgtAATGGCCATGTCAAGTAACTTTCATTTCAACTCCTGGAATTACCCCCGCTCTGTGAAATGAAATGCAAAAGCACATATCGTCCTCTCACAGTGAATTCGAGAAGAGAAAGGAAGACGAGCTGACATTTTTTTCTGTTGGGACTGACTTATGATTAAAAGGTAATACAATAATTTTGTATGTCATTGGTATGTTTGCAGATTGGTAGATCGATGTCTAATAGGGAGTGTACGTCCAAGTAAATCAAGTAGGTCATAATCAATCTTTGAACTGTGTTCTTTGATTCATGAGATATGTGTTTTGAAATAACAGTATGTACTGCATCTTCACAAGGAATCTCTTTAAATGTGGTTAATATAGCAATCAATAAAAAGGCATGTTTCTGAAAGTTTCATAGAATAGAAGAGCCCTTTACTAATTTCAATGTTCTATTTCCCTAGCCTCTGAGGACAGTTGATAATGAGTGGCTCACCCCTGCTTGCACAGGTAAGCTGTGTAACACTTCCACAGAGACAAAGTACGGCTTCAGCGCCTTGTACTCACTATTTTTGGTGCCAAGCAAGTCGGGCTGTCTAGAGCCACTATAGGACAGCATTAAGTTATTAAGATGTATTCTTGTCCACAGTGTAACGTTGAGCAGTTCAATGGCTATGTGTTATGTGCACACGTCAAAATGTGATATGTTTATTGACCCACACTATTTACAGACAATTTAATCAATAGGTTGTTCATCTTAATCTCACAACTAATTGTTTATGacatatgtctctctctttcccctccccaccAGTCTGTTCTTCCAACCCCACTGAAGTGCCCCAGTTGCCACCAGGCTGGGGCCAGAAAGGTCAAAGGTCAGTGTGCTGTGTGTAAGCGCTGCTCCGAGACCCTGCGCCGTGTCTACCAGTTCTGCTGGGCCTGTGGGAGGGAGTGGCACCAGTCAGGAGGAACCCTGGAGGGCCAAGGGGTCCATTTCTCCTGCCCTCTGCCAGGCTGTGCCCTCAGGGCTGCCCTCCTCTCCCCAGAGGTCATTGTTGATCCAAGCAGTTCAGCCCAGGGATGCCCCTTCTTCAGGGCCTGTCCTCACTGTAAGGCCATCCTCACTCACACTGGAGAGGGATGCCCCAATATCATCTGTCCACACTGCCAAAAGGAGTTCTGCTTCCGCTGCTTGAAGGAGGAGTGCTATGATTATGAagaggaagatgatgatgattTTGAGTATCCTTTACCATGCACTGTGGTGGACAACAGTCAGTCTCTCAGAGAGTTGGAACTGTAGGGGCTATGCAACGGTCTGTAGAACATATTTTACGGCCTCATTCATTACCACTTGCAAAAGGAAATCATCTTGATTGTAATTACTATTGGAATTATTACATTAGTTCTATGGTACAAAGACATCATATTGCTATGCTGCATTGCTTCTGTATAGTTAAATGCAATCTGTCTAATACTCAAGTAAAAGATAAATAAAGCCAGAAGTTATCATTTGTGTTTTCACaccagtggcgtgtattcatggatgccaagggaagccaggcccccccccccaaaaaaaattaaaataaataaacatataaaATCGTCTGTGTTTTCATATCATTTTTTCAATTCACAAAAGGCTGAATGCACAGTATCTCACCTGAGAAAGCATCAGAGGGAGCGAAACAGTGGCCCTGTGATGGCCATCTATCTGATTCTGTCTGGTcataaagagtatgacattgttgccgcccaaagcattgaatgcaagggaaagaatagccaatcagcgttaagctaaactgagtgagctcagctgtgaatggtcctggcacacaAAAAAGtctcaagggaagccagtttgtaTTTGACTTTACTCCTATCACATCGCATCAAGAGAAATATGtaattgacagaaacaacttgaatttgtcatgtactgtcatgttgtgtcttgtctctgtcctttcccttcaccctgtctccctctgctggtcattgttaggttaccttttctccccctctttcccccagctgtgccttgtctcctcctaaccacctcgtcaccccttttcccacctgttccctttttccctctgattaggtccctatatctctctctgtttctgctcctgtctttgtcggattcttgtttgttgtgtttcatgcctgaaccagactatcgtcatgtttgctgtaaccttgtcctgtcctgtcggaatctgccggtctatctgagcctacctatgtttggttattaaagaagctctgtttaagttaattcgcttttgggtcctcattcactcaccgtaacagaattGTTGCATcttattgtgttgttgtcctagctaaaatgttgtgttgttagctagctaaaatcgcccctttcctaaattagccatggatggagaagggattggacttgtggttttacttatttctccgtactggccagtgatcatggctcacattaacatcatcatgccggaaaccctagacccactccaattagcataccgccccaacagatccacagatgacgcaatctcaatcgcactccacactgccctatcccacctggacaaaaggaacacctatgtgagaatgctgttcattgaccacagctcagcattcaacaccatttacaacattaacaatgtctgcactgtatttctgatcaatttgatgttattttaacagacaaaaaaaatagattttatttaaaaaacaaggacatttctaagtcaccccaaactttttaacagtagtgtatattatagttggtgtcagaggaaggtccaagAAATGGTCAAGACTCCAgtcccccaagtcatagactttctctgctactgcacagcaagcggtaccggagcgccaagtctaggtccaaaaggctccttaacagcttctacccccaaaccataatactgctgaacaattaatcaaatagccacctggactatttacattgcccccccaacccccagcctcccttttgtttttacactgctgctactcactgtttattatctatgcatagccactttacccctacctacatgtacaatttACCTAGACTAACACGTACCCCCACTCATCGACTCGATACTgtcaccccctgtatatagcctcattattgttatgtcattttcttgtgttactttttgatatcatttttgtacttttttttatttagtaaatattttcttaactatatttcttcaactgcattgttggttaggggcatgtaagtaagcatttcacggtcaggtcaacacctgttttattcggcgcatcaaatcaaaatcaaatcaaatccaatttgtaTTGGTCACaaagacatggttagcagatgttaatgcgagtgtagcgaaatgcttgtgcttctagttccaatatattatttgttagatattacagaCCTACCAGTTTCCCAACAACtacataatacacacaaatctaaatatatgtaCATATGGTTGAGCGGTGGCCGAGCGGCATAGCCATGGTCCAGACagaggatctgcttcgggaaagtcgtattcctggtcgtaatgttggtaagttgacgtcgctcttaTATCGAATAGTTCTTcacggctgtatgtaataagacttcaTATTTCCTCGGGTAACAATGTGATTATAAACTGTCTATGACATGATATGATTGCTGAACCCATTTGTCACATGCAGAGGTTGCTCTCTATTTTTAGCACATAATCAAGATGGCgtcgacagagatggtcgcctttTCGAGTCCTTAGAAAACTATGccgtttttagttttttttatgtattctTTCTATTTTTCTGTATGTATTATTTGCCATTTCTCGCATCCACAGATGGTGGAACTTCCATTCCAGACTAGTGTTCTAACAATAATTATTTTGGCCTCTGACACTATATactgtcatgttataatataaTCATACATAACTGGCACCTGGCTGTGGCATTTTAAATAGCCTATATGTCTGAACTATAGGGACTTCACCACTATTTTTAGCACAGGCTTATTTGCTGCTTACGGACTTAAAGCCATCTACATTTAATCTGGTGTAAATTCAAGGCTTTATAGAACACAGAGCAGGGTTACTACTGCTGGAAAATAGTAGTAGGCCTACTTCTTGGggtgacatttaaaaaacattttttaaactatATGCAGTACGAGATAACTGGATAATGCTTTTGGATTTCATATATTTCCATGCTGATTTTTATGatttttataaactgggtggttcgagccctgaatgctgattgggtgacagccgtggtatatcagaacgCATACCACgggtataccacgggtatgacaaaacagttaTTTTTACTGCCCTACTTACATTGGTAgcaagtttataatagcaataaggcacctcaggggttcgTGATATATGGTCATATACTCCACGTTGCATCATGcataacagcccttagccatggtatattggccatataccacacccccttattgCTTTAGTATGCTACTTACCCCCATCACTTGTTATTTCAGTAAGTGCACTACTAGAAGTCTTTGTTcttgtgtgcgtgagagagataTTCCCAGTGGCAAGGTGTGCAAATAGTGTGTATGAAGGGGTTAGGTGTCTGTGTGTTCACAGTAGTGTGTCTGGCAGTAGGAGGTAATCTGCAGGTGTAAAGAGGTCACTGAGATTAATAATCAGGTGTTTTCCAATGGGATCTAAGTTTGTTTCATAAGGCCTTTATTTATGGAGCGAGACCAGAGATAGCTGGCTGCCCCACTTGGATTCAGCAGCCTACTCttaaacattttagtcatttagcagacactcttatccagagcaacttacaggagcaattagggttaagtgccttgctcaagggcacatcaacagatttctcACCTAGTCAgattggggattcgaaccagtaacctttcagttactgacccaacgctcttaaccactaagaTACCTGCGTCTTTAGATGCCAAATGTGTCACAATGATGCCTTATACATAAATGTAGGTCCTCAGACCCTCATAGTGACCCTTTAACCGTTAAACAATTGCCCTGTAGTTCTACTCCAACATTACACGTCAGTATATCATTCACACACGCACATCTATTTTTAGCCTGCTTATTCATAGTCGAGTAACTCCATATAGCCTACAGATTAATGCTGGAGCCAGAATAGCTGCTATTACTTCACTAAGATATTTGATGTAGTCACCCGATcaataggaggggggggggggggggtgtctgctGTGTACCTAAGCTGCTTTCATGTTCCCTCCACCTACAGGTCTGCCGGTGGCCACTTTGACTTAAAGCTTAGGGAGaaggaaagaagaagagagaattcCGTTCAAGACAGATGCTCCAATAGTATAGTGCACCTTTCTAGGATTGTGTCCTACTTACTACCTTCTACTCTATGCTGATTTTAGAGAGTTGCCTCCAGAATTGAATATTTAAGTGTTTCTATTGTAACAATGTGAGACATTGAAACAATGGAATTACATACCTCAAACAACTGTCCATGACAATAAACCAAAAGGCATTGTTATATGTGATATATTCCAAGGGCCCTCTCTTTGGCAGGTAGATGTTTCAATGTCACTTTGCAATATTTGTTACAATTGTACTTTTTTACATTtgatgtgtatggatgtgtgtttgCCCTAGATGA contains:
- the si:ch211-284e13.9 gene encoding E3 ubiquitin-protein ligase RNF144A is translated as MSGSPLLAQSVLPTPLKCPSCHQAGARKVKGQCAVCKRCSETLRRVYQFCWACGREWHQSGGTLEGQGVHFSCPLPGCALRAALLSPEVIVDPSSSAQGCPFFRACPHCKAILTHTGEGCPNIICPHCQKEFCFRCLKEECYDYEEEDDDDFEYPLPCTVVDNSQSLRELEL